From Medicago truncatula cultivar Jemalong A17 chromosome 7, MtrunA17r5.0-ANR, whole genome shotgun sequence, a single genomic window includes:
- the LOC120577054 gene encoding protein NRT1/ PTR FAMILY 2.8 yields MEEMKNENESNERQDPLANFSHSSSTKNKKGGWKSVKYILGNETFEKLASMSLIANLVVYMHTQYNMDTAFSVEVFNIWSGLVNFIPLVAAYIADAYVGKFHMLIFGGIASLLGMGFMSLGAGHSSLRPPSCPTLSDCIKPTGVQLSILYLGLGFFAIGSGCLRPCNIAFGADQFDTKTEKGKAQLESFCNWWYFLFTVALLIALTGVVYIQTNVSWFIGFIIPTGCFTVSSTIFLLGQCTYIKLKPKGSVLSDLVKVIVASIRKHHIDIKKDSELSFYDPQLSSNESEDSRNVKLAHTNRFRYLDKAAVITNQNEIDSNGNSIDNWRLCSLQQVEELKAILSTLPIWLAGIGCFISMGQANSYGILQGLQIDRSIGTKFIIPPAWMGLVPMIFLSSWIVLYEKIYIPFTKTATSNGKRLSIGQRITIGIIFSIVGMVVSGLIEVRRRDNALKHGTFQSPTRIWWLIPQFGLSGLVEAFAAIPMMELLTSYWPDSMKTLGGAVFFLSLSIASWLSNLLIKIIVALTKGNGGPQWLGGNDLNKNRLEHYYYTIAAFGVLNLLYFVFFARRFLSSDVLQRQTRSEARDSDLSTLSEL; encoded by the exons ATGGAAGAGATGAAGAATGAGAACGAGTCTAATGAAAGGCAAGATCCTTTAGCAAACTTTTCTCATTCCTCttcaaccaaaaataaaaaaggaggaTGGAAATCTGTCAAATACATTCTTG GAAATGAGACATTCGAGAAATTAGCTTCAATGAGTTTGATTGCCAATTTAGTTGTATACATGCATACACAATACAACATGGATACAGCATTTTCAGTTGAGGTTTTCAACATTTGGTCTGGTTTAGTAAATTTTATTCCATTAGTAGCTGCTTATATTGCAGATGCTTATGTTGGAAAGTTTCATATGCTTATATTTGGCGGCATAGCTTCACTTCTG GGTATGGGATTCATGTCTCTAGGTGCTGGTCATTCATCATTAAGACCTCCAAGTTGCCCTACTCTTTCGGATTGCATAAAACCGACAGGTGTGCAACTCAGTATCCTATACTTGGGACTTGGATTTTTCGCAATAGGTTCAGGATGCCTAAGACCATGCAATATTGCCTTTGGAGCCGATCAATTCGATACAAAAACCGAAAAAGGAAAAGCTCAGTTAGAGAGCTTTTGCAATTGGtggtattttttattcacagtAGCACTTTTGATAGCTCTGACCGGCGTTGTCTACATTCAAACCAATGTAAGCTGGTTTATTGGTTTCATCATTCCAACGGGGTGTTTCACCGTCTCATCAACCATCTTCTTGTTGGGACAATGCACTTATATCAAGTTGAAGCCGAAAGGAAGCGTCTTAAGCGACTTGGTGAAAGTAATTGTTGCTTCAATTAGAAAACATCACATTGATATCAAGAAAGATTCTGAACTCTCATTTTATGATCCACAATTATCTTCTAATGAGTCAGAAGATTCAAGAAATGTGAAACTTGCTCATACAAATAGGTTCAGATATCTCGATAAAGCCGCGGTGATtacaaaccaaaatgaaattgaCAGCAATGGAAATTCAATTGATAATTGGAGATTATGCAGTTTACAACAAGTGGAAGAATTGAAAGCAATATTATCCACTTTACCAATTTGGTTAGCAGGAATtggatgttttatttcaatggGACAAGCAAATTCATATGGAATTTTACAAGGATTACAAATAGACAGATCAATTGGAACAAAATTCATTATTCCACCAGCTTGGATGGGATtagtaccaatgatttttctttcatcATGGATTGTGCTTTATGAAAAAATCTACATCCCTTTCACTAAAACAGCTACCTCTAATGGTAAAAGATTGTCAATTGGTCAAAGAATAACAATAGGAATTATTTTTTCCATTGTTGGCATGGTTGTATCAGGACTGATTGAAGTGCGCCGCCGCGACAACGCATTGAAACACGGAACATTTCAATCACCTACAAGAATTTGGTGGCTTATTCCACAATTTGGTTTATCTGGTTTGGTTGAAGCATTTGCCGCAATTCCTATGATGGAGTTATTGACATCATATTGGCCTGACAGTATGAAGACATTAGGCGGTGCTGTGTTTTTTCTAAGCTTAAGCATTGCAAGTTGGTTGAGCAATCTTCTTATAAAGATTATTGTGGCTTTAACAAAAGGAAATGGTGGACCACAATGGTTAGGAGGTAATGATTTGAATAAGAATAGGCTTGAGCATTATTACTACACTATCGCTGCATTCGGAGTCTTGAATCTGTTGTATTTCGTGTTCTTTGCTCGTCGGTTTTTGAGTAGTGACGTGCTACAAAGACAGACTCGGAGTGAAGCAAGGGATTCAGACCTTTCAACTTTATCAGAGCTATGA